In Oryza sativa Japonica Group chromosome 2, ASM3414082v1, the following are encoded in one genomic region:
- the LOC4328994 gene encoding proteinaceous RNase P 1, chloroplastic/mitochondrial isoform X1: MHHRTLSCSLLTFVKTSPAALPLRWQRAMAMAPLFVPPPHLLFLLPATTSSSPAASLRRLLLPPLSCHARQVLDVMPQGDRVAGPRAAEGAGAKGATAQVGVATREAGTAGRHGRGRHGGGARPWRRGEDRPARGGQHAADDGEVQGTRRGGDLKQRREGRRWTRGETQARESGKAGNSGRCQSNGSGGNASRKGKKKAKGGENEVKLRVELDMCSKRGDVIGAINLYDSAVKEGIKMGQHHYSVLLYLCSSAALGFVQPAKSGNAGSGIASIGQLHSSSTQSVGNLEGDDVQSEGHSEDQEGNKTDLFASDDGTEKPSRIPVSDELREYARTRGFEIFEKMRSEEEKVPMNESALTAVARMAMSMGNGDMAFDVVKQMKDQGIAPKLRSYGPALTAFCNSGNVEKAFEVEAHMLESGVRPEEPELETLLKASVAAQQGDKVYYLLHKFRTTVRQASSTTAKLLEDWFQSPTASKVGKRKWDSGAITKAIENNGGGWHGLGWLGRGKWTISHSHIDRNGACLACGEKLTIIDLDPKETEDFATLVAKLAIKRERRSNFDNFQKWLEKHGPFDAVVDGANVGLFSHKHISLSKINIVADVIRQRFQSRKLPLIVVHNRHLTGERMQKPSNRKLVEKWKLSNAIYATPTGSNDDWYWLYAAIRCKCLMVTNDEMRDHTFQLLERDFFPKWKERHQVRFNFEDSCVTLQMPPPCSVVIQESENGQWHIPVVSEEGSLEKDRTWLCVTRRN, encoded by the exons ATGCATCACAGAACCTTATCCTGTTCGCTCCTGACCTTCGTTAAAACCTCACCCGCTGCTCTCCCGCTGCGATGGCAGCGCGCCATGGCCATGGCGCCCCTCTTcgttcctcctcctcatctcctcttcctcctcccagccACCACCTCATCATCCCCCGCTGCTTCCCTCAGGCgactcctcctcccgccgctctcGTGCCACGCGCGCCAGGTGCTCGACGTAATGCCCCAGGGAGACCGCGTCGCCGGCCCGAGAGCCGCCGAGGGAGCTGGCGCTAAAGGCGCGACGGCGCAGGTCGGCGTGGCCACACGGGAGGCCGGCACGGCGGGGCGGCATGGGCGGGGCcgtcatggcggcggcgcgaggccgtggaggagaggggaggacagGCCCGCGCGCGGAGGACAACATGCCGCCGACGACGGGGAGGTTCAGGGAACGAGGAGGGGTGGGGATCTCAAACAACGCAGGGAGGGCAGGCGCTGGACGAGAGGCGAAACGCAAGCGCGGGAATCTGGAAAGGCTGGAAATTCGGGGAGATGCCAGAGTAACGGTAGTGGTGGCAATGCCAgcaggaaggggaagaagaaagcCAAGGGTGGTGAGAACGAAGTCAAGCTGAGAGTCGAGCTGGACATGTGCTCGAAGAGGGGAGACGTGATTGGAGCCATCAACCTGTATGATTCTGCGGTGAAGGAAGGGATCAAAATGGGGCAGCATCACTACAGCGTGCTCCTTTACCTGTGTTCTTCTGCGGCGCTTGGGTTTGTGCAACCGGCGAAAAGTGGCAATGCCGGTAGTGGGATTGCTAGTATTGGGCAGTTACATTCATCGTCTACTCAAAGCGTGGGAAATTTGGAGGGAGACGATGTACAATCTGAAGGCCACTCTGAAGATCAGGAGGGAAACAAGACCGATTTGTTTGCTTCGGATGATGGGACGGAGAAACCGAGTCGAATTCCAGTGAGTGATGAGCTGAGGGAGTATGCAAGAACTCGAGGGTTTGAGATATTTGAGAAGATGCGCTCGGAGGAAGAGAAAGTTCCCATGAATGAGTCTGCTCTGACTGCAGTGGCTCGTATGGCGATGTCCATGGGCAACGGTGACATGGCCTTTGATGTTGTGAAGCAAATGAAGGATCAAGGTATTGCGCCAAAGTTGCGGTCATATGGTCCTGCTTTGACGGCATTCTGCAATAGCGGCAATGTTGAGAAAGCATTTGAGGTGGAAGCACATATGTTGGAGTCTGGTGTCAGACCTGAAGAGCCTGAGTTGGAGACACTTCTCAAGGCTAGTGTGGCCGCACAACAAGGAGACAAGGTTTATTATTTGTTGCATAAGTTCAGGACTACTGTCAGACAAGCATCTTCAACCACAGCTAAACTACTTGAGGATTGGTTTCAGAGCCCAACAGCATCTAAAGTGGGGAAGAGAAAATGGGATTCAGGTGCTATAACAAAAGCTATTGAGAACAATGGTGGGGGTTGGCATGGGTTAGGATGGTTAGGAAGGGGGAAATGGACCATATCACACTCGCACATCGACAGGAATGGTGCATGCCTTGCTTGTGGAGAAAAATTGACTATTATAGATCTTGATCCAAAAGAAACAGAAGATTTTGCCACATTGGTGGCAAAATTAGCTATcaaaagagagaggagatcaAACTTTGATAACTTTCAG aaatggttggaaaagcATGGCCCTTTTGATGCAGTTGTGGATGGTGCCAACGTTGGCCTTTTTAGCCATAAGCATATTTCCTTGAGTAAG ATTAATATTGTTGCTGATGTTATACGGCAAAGATTTCAATCAAGAAAGCTCCCTTTGATAGTTGTGCATAACCGACATCTCACTGGAGAGCGCATGCAAAAGCCTTCTAATCGTAAGTTGGTGGAAAAGTGGAAGCTTTCTAATGCTATTTATGCAACCCCTACTGGCTCAAATGATGATTG GTACTGGTTGTATGCTGCTATCAGATGCAAATGCTTGATGGTTACCAATGATGAAATGAGAGACCACACATTTCAGCTCTTGGAAAGAGATTTCTTCCCCAAATGGAAGGAAAGGCATCAG GTACGCTTCAATTTTGAGGACAGTTGTGTTACACTTCAAATGCCTCCTCCTTGCTCAGTTGTAATTCAG GAATCTGAGAATGGTCAGTGGCATATCCCTGTTGTCTCTGAGGAAGGTTCACTAGAGAAGGACCGGACCTGGTTATGTGTCACGCGGCGCAACTGA
- the LOC4328994 gene encoding proteinaceous RNase P 1, chloroplastic/mitochondrial isoform X2 encodes MHHRTLSCSLLTFVKTSPAALPLRWQRAMAMAPLFVPPPHLLFLLPATTSSSPAASLRRLLLPPLSCHARQVLDVMPQGDRVAGPRAAEGAGAKGATAQVGVATREAGTAGRHGRGRHGGGARPWRRGEDRPARGGQHAADDGEVQGTRRGGDLKQRREGRRWTRGETQARESGKAGNSGRCQSNGSGGNASRKGKKKAKGGENEVKLRVELDMCSKRGDVIGAINLYDSAVKEGIKMGQHHYSVLLYLCSSAALGFVQPAKSGNAGSGIASIGQLHSSSTQSVGNLEGDDVQSEGHSEDQEGNKTDLFASDDGTEKPSRIPVSDELREYARTRGFEIFEKMRSEEEKVPMNESALTAVARMAMSMGNGDMAFDVVKQMKDQGIAPKLRSYGPALTAFCNSGNVEKAFEVEAHMLESGVRPEEPELETLLKASVAAQQGDKVYYLLHKFRTTVRQASSTTAKLLEDWFQSPTASKVGKRKWDSGAITKAIENNGGGWHGLGWLGRGKWTISHSHIDRNGACLACGEKLTIIDLDPKETEDFATLVAKLAIKRERRSNFDNFQKWLEKHGPFDAVVDGANVGLFSHKHISLSKINIVADVIRQRFQSRKLPLIVVHNRHLTGERMQKPSNRKLVEKWKLSNAIYATPTGSNDDCSGTGCMLLSDANA; translated from the exons ATGCATCACAGAACCTTATCCTGTTCGCTCCTGACCTTCGTTAAAACCTCACCCGCTGCTCTCCCGCTGCGATGGCAGCGCGCCATGGCCATGGCGCCCCTCTTcgttcctcctcctcatctcctcttcctcctcccagccACCACCTCATCATCCCCCGCTGCTTCCCTCAGGCgactcctcctcccgccgctctcGTGCCACGCGCGCCAGGTGCTCGACGTAATGCCCCAGGGAGACCGCGTCGCCGGCCCGAGAGCCGCCGAGGGAGCTGGCGCTAAAGGCGCGACGGCGCAGGTCGGCGTGGCCACACGGGAGGCCGGCACGGCGGGGCGGCATGGGCGGGGCcgtcatggcggcggcgcgaggccgtggaggagaggggaggacagGCCCGCGCGCGGAGGACAACATGCCGCCGACGACGGGGAGGTTCAGGGAACGAGGAGGGGTGGGGATCTCAAACAACGCAGGGAGGGCAGGCGCTGGACGAGAGGCGAAACGCAAGCGCGGGAATCTGGAAAGGCTGGAAATTCGGGGAGATGCCAGAGTAACGGTAGTGGTGGCAATGCCAgcaggaaggggaagaagaaagcCAAGGGTGGTGAGAACGAAGTCAAGCTGAGAGTCGAGCTGGACATGTGCTCGAAGAGGGGAGACGTGATTGGAGCCATCAACCTGTATGATTCTGCGGTGAAGGAAGGGATCAAAATGGGGCAGCATCACTACAGCGTGCTCCTTTACCTGTGTTCTTCTGCGGCGCTTGGGTTTGTGCAACCGGCGAAAAGTGGCAATGCCGGTAGTGGGATTGCTAGTATTGGGCAGTTACATTCATCGTCTACTCAAAGCGTGGGAAATTTGGAGGGAGACGATGTACAATCTGAAGGCCACTCTGAAGATCAGGAGGGAAACAAGACCGATTTGTTTGCTTCGGATGATGGGACGGAGAAACCGAGTCGAATTCCAGTGAGTGATGAGCTGAGGGAGTATGCAAGAACTCGAGGGTTTGAGATATTTGAGAAGATGCGCTCGGAGGAAGAGAAAGTTCCCATGAATGAGTCTGCTCTGACTGCAGTGGCTCGTATGGCGATGTCCATGGGCAACGGTGACATGGCCTTTGATGTTGTGAAGCAAATGAAGGATCAAGGTATTGCGCCAAAGTTGCGGTCATATGGTCCTGCTTTGACGGCATTCTGCAATAGCGGCAATGTTGAGAAAGCATTTGAGGTGGAAGCACATATGTTGGAGTCTGGTGTCAGACCTGAAGAGCCTGAGTTGGAGACACTTCTCAAGGCTAGTGTGGCCGCACAACAAGGAGACAAGGTTTATTATTTGTTGCATAAGTTCAGGACTACTGTCAGACAAGCATCTTCAACCACAGCTAAACTACTTGAGGATTGGTTTCAGAGCCCAACAGCATCTAAAGTGGGGAAGAGAAAATGGGATTCAGGTGCTATAACAAAAGCTATTGAGAACAATGGTGGGGGTTGGCATGGGTTAGGATGGTTAGGAAGGGGGAAATGGACCATATCACACTCGCACATCGACAGGAATGGTGCATGCCTTGCTTGTGGAGAAAAATTGACTATTATAGATCTTGATCCAAAAGAAACAGAAGATTTTGCCACATTGGTGGCAAAATTAGCTATcaaaagagagaggagatcaAACTTTGATAACTTTCAG aaatggttggaaaagcATGGCCCTTTTGATGCAGTTGTGGATGGTGCCAACGTTGGCCTTTTTAGCCATAAGCATATTTCCTTGAGTAAG ATTAATATTGTTGCTGATGTTATACGGCAAAGATTTCAATCAAGAAAGCTCCCTTTGATAGTTGTGCATAACCGACATCTCACTGGAGAGCGCATGCAAAAGCCTTCTAATCGTAAGTTGGTGGAAAAGTGGAAGCTTTCTAATGCTATTTATGCAACCCCTACTGGCTCAAATGATGATTG TTCAGGTACTGGTTGTATGCTGCTATCAGATGCAAATGCTTGA